The proteins below come from a single Micropterus dolomieu isolate WLL.071019.BEF.003 ecotype Adirondacks linkage group LG05, ASM2129224v1, whole genome shotgun sequence genomic window:
- the fam163ab gene encoding protein FAM163A has product MTAGTVVITGGILATVILLCIIAVLCYCRLQYYCCKKNGSDSASISQQHFACNACSVSGLDGSIITPLSMSPPEPPISSDPTKSTGGQRSYCPTCSPYDSPFYIRTTDEMRNGGERITYMPTHYENQALAMPLPTVRGSLLRETQRGRPPDFYTNTRAISTEV; this is encoded by the exons ATGACAGCTGGAACTGTTGTCATAACCGGAGGAATACTGGCCACAGTGATACTTCTGTGTATCATAGCTGTGCTCTGTTACTGTAGACTCCAG TACTACTGCTGTAAGAAGAATGGGTCTGACAGCGCCTCCATCTCTCAGCAACACTTTGCCTGCAATGCATGCAGTGTCTCCGGCCTGGACGGGTCGATCATCACCCCATTGTCCATGTCACCACCAGAGCCGCCCATATCCTCCGACCCCACCAAATCCACAGGGGGTCAACGCAGTTACTGCCCCACCTGCTCACCCTATGACTCGCCCTTTTACATCCGTACCACTGATGAGATGCGCAACGGTGGCGAGCGCATCACCTACATGCCCACACACTATGAGAACCAGGCGTTGGCGATGCCACTGCCCACTGTCCGAGGCTCCCTGCTGAGGGAGACCCAGCGAGGCCGGCCTCCCGATTTCTACACCAACACCCGAGCCATCAGCACAGAGGTGTGA